A stretch of Aedes aegypti strain LVP_AGWG chromosome 2, AaegL5.0 Primary Assembly, whole genome shotgun sequence DNA encodes these proteins:
- the LOC110676461 gene encoding uncharacterized protein LOC110676461, producing the protein MSSSYLGRSCSTSLSNVFGTERYLYMSNNSLKRIIKKKLDFEQSPPYLTARQRYYNDLEIDFEQLDDSDSANSNVNFERITEVCEARLRNVRNMKQKNGSSFLEKLENIKFSRPQTPESVVTSADVAEVRSESSFLNRTRELFSDEANSSKWDSTDLIILEKSTITPDATGLYLYCITRSANKS; encoded by the exons ATGTCATCGTCATACTTGGGTCGCAGTTGTTCGACTTCACTGAGTAACGTGTTTGGTACAGAACGGTATTTGTACATGTCGAACAATAGCCTCAAGCGGATCATCAAAAAGAAACTCGACTTTGAGCAATCGCCACCTTATTTAACCGCTCGCCAGCGTTACTATAACGATTTGGAAATCGACTTTGAACAACTGGACGATTCTGACAGTGCAAATTCCAACGTAAACTTCGAACGCATCACAGAAGTATGCGAGGCACGACTACGCAATGTGCGAAATATGAAACAGAAGAACGGAAGTAGCTTTCTTGAGAAACTCGAAAACATTAAATTCTCTAGGCCGCAAACCCCGGAAAGTGTGGTAACTTCAGCAG ACGTTGCTGAGGTGCGCAGTGAAAGCTCCTTCCTTAACCGTACTCGTGAGCTGTTCAGCGATGAAGCCAACTCATCCAAGTGGGACTCAACGGACCTCATCATCTTGGAAAAATCGACAATCACTCCAGACGCTACGGGACTGTACCTGTATTGTATCACAAGATCGGCGAACAAATCCTGA